Proteins co-encoded in one Natronorubrum daqingense genomic window:
- the glmS gene encoding glutamine--fructose-6-phosphate transaminase (isomerizing) — translation MCGIIARIGHGNAAETLLSGLENLEYRGYDSAGIAVQNGSGVKIHKCSGEVSDLKSSLESRPHGNMGIGHTRWSTHGPPTDENAHPHTDTAGDVAVVHNGVIDNYDELRSELQAKGHEFESETDTEVIPHLIDDYREETGDSETAVRRAVETLEGSYAIAAIVDGEEAVYAARKGSPLVLGLDEEEWFLASDVPAFLDYTDEVIYLEDGDLVVLEPDSYQITDLGGETVERSTDTVDWDPEDAGKGEYDHYMLKEINSQPTTLANTIEGRVQDGDVVFEDLPEGTFADVETVQFVACGTSYHAAMYADQLLRSAGIRTDVVRASEYDSMSGPVDENTLVVAVTQSGETADTLDAVRTASANGARSLAVTNVVGSTAARETDDAVYIRAGPEVGVAATKTFSSQAVTLALLSQQLAADVPDVSPPEDSDAMLESLDALPGHLETVLENSNAESLASDLIDSQSFFFIGNGLGHPVALEGALKFKEITYEHAEGFASGELKHGPLALVTPETPVFAVATGSDSKTKTNAIEAQTRGAPIVAVSPDDNPLVDVAEDHLTIPDTHPVWAGLLANVQLQLLSYYAADELGRSIDKPRNLAKSVTVE, via the coding sequence ATGTGCGGAATTATCGCACGCATTGGGCACGGAAACGCAGCAGAGACGCTGCTTTCCGGCCTCGAAAACCTCGAGTATCGCGGCTACGACTCGGCGGGAATCGCGGTACAGAACGGCTCCGGCGTCAAGATCCACAAGTGCTCGGGCGAGGTCTCTGATCTCAAATCCTCCCTCGAGTCACGACCCCACGGCAACATGGGAATCGGACACACGCGCTGGAGTACCCACGGTCCGCCGACGGACGAGAACGCACACCCACATACGGACACGGCAGGTGACGTCGCGGTCGTCCACAACGGCGTCATCGACAACTACGACGAACTCCGCTCGGAGCTCCAGGCCAAGGGCCACGAGTTCGAAAGCGAGACCGACACCGAGGTAATTCCACACCTCATCGACGACTACCGCGAAGAGACTGGCGACAGCGAAACGGCAGTCCGTCGCGCCGTCGAAACGCTCGAGGGGAGCTACGCGATCGCCGCGATCGTCGACGGCGAAGAAGCGGTGTACGCCGCGCGAAAAGGCTCGCCGCTCGTCCTCGGTCTCGACGAGGAGGAGTGGTTCCTCGCGAGTGACGTCCCCGCGTTCCTCGATTACACCGACGAAGTCATCTACCTCGAAGACGGCGACCTCGTCGTGCTCGAGCCGGATTCCTATCAGATCACCGACCTCGGCGGCGAGACGGTCGAACGATCGACCGACACCGTCGACTGGGACCCCGAAGACGCCGGAAAAGGCGAGTACGACCACTACATGCTAAAGGAGATCAACAGCCAGCCAACGACCCTCGCGAACACGATCGAGGGGCGGGTCCAAGACGGTGATGTCGTCTTCGAGGATCTCCCAGAAGGGACGTTTGCAGACGTCGAAACAGTTCAGTTCGTCGCCTGTGGGACCTCCTATCACGCGGCGATGTACGCAGACCAGTTGCTGCGATCGGCCGGTATCCGAACGGACGTCGTCCGCGCGAGCGAGTACGACTCGATGTCCGGCCCAGTCGACGAGAACACGCTCGTCGTCGCGGTCACCCAAAGCGGTGAGACGGCAGACACGCTCGACGCCGTCCGAACGGCGAGTGCGAACGGCGCGCGATCGCTCGCCGTCACCAACGTCGTCGGTTCGACGGCCGCTCGAGAGACGGACGACGCCGTCTACATCCGTGCCGGCCCGGAAGTCGGCGTCGCCGCGACGAAGACGTTCTCCTCGCAGGCGGTAACCCTCGCGTTGCTCTCCCAGCAACTCGCGGCCGACGTTCCCGACGTCAGTCCACCCGAGGACAGCGATGCGATGCTCGAGTCACTCGACGCGCTCCCGGGACACCTCGAGACGGTCCTCGAGAACTCGAACGCCGAGTCGCTCGCGTCGGACCTAATCGACAGCCAGTCGTTTTTCTTCATCGGCAACGGACTCGGTCACCCGGTCGCACTCGAGGGGGCGCTCAAGTTCAAGGAGATCACCTACGAGCACGCCGAAGGGTTCGCTTCCGGCGAACTCAAACACGGTCCACTCGCACTCGTGACGCCGGAGACTCCCGTCTTCGCGGTCGCGACGGGCTCCGACAGTAAGACGAAGACGAATGCGATCGAGGCCCAGACGCGTGGCGCGCCGATCGTCGCCGTGAGTCCGGACGACAATCCCCTCGTCGACGTTGCCGAGGACCACCTCACGATTCCGGACACGCACCCCGTCTGGGCTGGCCTCCTCGCGAACGTGCAACTCCAGTTGCTCTCGTACTACGCGGCGGACGAACTCGGCCGGTCGATCGACAAACCACGGAACCTGGCGAAAAGCGTGACGGTCGAATGA
- a CDS encoding carboxypeptidase regulatory-like domain-containing protein: MSPNVDQRDAEAQSIQSTVQILLTVSGIVFLIVGLGLAASGASVGGMLGSVSDDGDDDAEPADDADDADGDDADESDDGDADDGGDDGDDADDGDSGDDDADDGDSDDDADDSDDDADDSDDDDADDSDDDDAGDDDDADDSDDGDSDDDDQDPSDGDDSDGDEDDEQTLTVTTEDDDGDAVTDATVEIDGGFGLSDEQDVDGDGEAVFEVEDTDYTVSADADDHESAEDDIEVDGDDEELTLELEAEDDDDDDDDGDDGDADGDGATLTTAVVDDDDNDPIDDATVSLEDSSDFFASSETQEVDDDGMAEFEVEDGEYDLTAEADDYEPAETTVEVDGDDEGIAFELEEE, encoded by the coding sequence ATGAGCCCCAATGTCGATCAACGCGACGCCGAAGCCCAGTCGATTCAGAGTACCGTCCAGATCCTGCTCACCGTCAGCGGAATCGTCTTTTTGATCGTCGGCCTCGGACTCGCTGCGAGTGGTGCATCGGTCGGCGGCATGCTCGGCTCCGTCTCGGACGACGGAGACGACGATGCGGAACCGGCCGACGATGCCGACGATGCGGACGGTGACGACGCAGACGAAAGCGACGATGGTGATGCAGACGACGGGGGTGATGACGGTGACGACGCGGACGACGGCGACAGTGGCGATGACGACGCGGACGATGGCGACAGCGACGACGATGCAGACGATAGCGACGACGACGCAGATGATAGCGATGACGACGACGCAGATGATAGCGATGACGACGACGCAGGTGACGATGACGACGCAGACGATAGCGATGACGGCGATAGCGACGATGACGATCAAGATCCGTCTGACGGTGACGACAGTGATGGAGACGAAGACGACGAACAGACACTCACGGTCACGACCGAGGACGACGACGGTGACGCGGTCACCGACGCGACGGTCGAAATCGACGGCGGCTTCGGCCTGAGCGACGAACAAGATGTCGACGGCGACGGCGAAGCAGTCTTCGAGGTCGAAGACACCGACTACACGGTGAGCGCGGATGCAGACGACCACGAGTCCGCCGAAGACGACATCGAAGTCGACGGCGACGACGAGGAACTCACCCTCGAGCTCGAGGCCGAAGACGACGATGACGATGACGACGACGGCGACGATGGCGATGCAGACGGCGACGGCGCAACCCTCACGACGGCCGTCGTCGACGACGATGACAACGATCCGATCGACGACGCAACCGTCTCACTCGAGGACAGTTCGGACTTCTTCGCCTCGAGTGAGACCCAGGAGGTCGACGATGACGGCATGGCCGAATTCGAGGTCGAAGACGGCGAATACGACCTGACAGCGGAGGCAGATGACTACGAGCCCGCAGAAACGACCGTCGAAGTCGACGGCGACGACGAAGGCATCGCCTTCGAACTCGAAGAAGAGTGA
- a CDS encoding SPW repeat domain-containing protein, whose product MSESTTNDPTSGEASARDQGEPDGQKWLSGIVSVIGLWIAVSPTMYETAASITWNNTLVGGAIFLLAGYNFYRIVAGHPTSTGVLSLVTLLALWTVVAPFAFEGQFAMADLGVASEGLVWSNVVSGLIAAGLAAYIAYAAGSDVQTGTPAETR is encoded by the coding sequence ATGAGCGAATCGACAACCAACGACCCGACGAGCGGAGAGGCGAGTGCGCGAGACCAAGGAGAGCCGGACGGACAGAAGTGGCTCAGCGGCATCGTGTCGGTGATCGGTCTGTGGATCGCCGTCTCGCCGACGATGTACGAGACGGCGGCATCGATCACCTGGAACAATACGCTAGTCGGTGGCGCGATCTTCTTGCTCGCGGGGTACAACTTCTATCGAATCGTCGCCGGCCATCCGACGAGTACGGGCGTCCTCTCACTCGTGACCTTACTCGCGCTGTGGACCGTCGTCGCGCCGTTCGCATTCGAGGGCCAGTTCGCGATGGCAGACCTCGGCGTCGCGAGCGAGGGACTCGTCTGGAGTAACGTCGTCTCCGGACTCATCGCGGCGGGACTCGCGGCGTACATCGCCTACGCTGCGGGTTCGGACGTTCAAACCGGAACGCCAGCCGAAACGCGTTGA
- a CDS encoding leucine--tRNA ligase, which produces MTNHYDHAKVQEFWQYVWERDDVYKLSADAEDPTYVLGMFPYTSGTLHMGHVRNYAITDAYARYRRMRGDDVLHPMGWDAFGLPAENAAFERKTDPRSWTEACIRRMREELETMGFGYDWSREVTTCEPEYYQWNQWLFKRFYEAGLVEYEAASVNWCPDCETVLAAAQVEDREVEHSETSDGASGNAASREAERDGISDGANGDAASRETERVCWRCETPVSRRELDQWFFTITDYAEELHDGLEALEGWPDGVREIQRNWIGRQEGARITFEVPQADGGEVDVFSTRPETVFGATYLAVSPGHELARALAETDEEVAEYVESVRETDPSDVGFAGVETDATAINPLTGEELPVYVAGYVLEDVGTGAVMGVPAHNDRDHSFAREHDLPIEQVVVPSTPAAHDSFESGPYTEDGIVEYNGDAEDGSETDYDGLESDVARDRIVDEHDELEADVTYRLRDWLISRQRYWGTPIPVVHCEDCGHVLVPDEELPIELPEFVRTTGNPLEEHDTFRETTCPDCGGPARRETDTMDTFVDSSWYFLRFLSPHFEDAPFDTDLADEWLPVDVYVGGEEHAILHLLYTRFFTKALADLDMLERREPITELKSQGTVLYDGEKMSSSKGNVVAPQEYGAETTRLFVLSAAHPEQDFEWTANNVRGAYDLQQNLYGMAAAFVEEGNTRVEREPHDEYVSREIDRTIAAVTDEYDRFRFHRAATEIQELARLLRRYRAYDQPHDECYRRGLLALAALIAPMAPHLGEECWNKLRGDGLVVEADWPTPEHAIENYRLERRLVDTTLADVRDIVETAAIDDPERIELVAAQGWKYDATRALEDRVDAAGANADPTSMIDAVLDDDTVAELSVDRERVATFLSAQATRGEQRDDEPSLPATEERAILERSSWLVTDEFDASVVVRQAEADDELATRARPGKPAIRIE; this is translated from the coding sequence ATGACGAATCATTACGATCACGCGAAGGTCCAGGAGTTCTGGCAGTACGTCTGGGAACGCGACGATGTCTACAAGCTCTCTGCAGACGCCGAGGACCCGACGTACGTCCTCGGAATGTTTCCTTACACCTCCGGAACGCTCCACATGGGACACGTCCGAAACTACGCGATTACGGACGCCTACGCCCGATATCGACGAATGCGCGGCGACGACGTGCTCCACCCGATGGGCTGGGACGCGTTTGGTCTCCCCGCCGAAAACGCTGCCTTCGAGCGGAAGACCGACCCGCGCTCCTGGACCGAAGCGTGCATCCGTCGGATGCGCGAGGAACTCGAGACCATGGGCTTTGGTTACGACTGGTCTCGAGAAGTCACTACCTGCGAGCCGGAGTACTACCAGTGGAACCAGTGGCTGTTCAAGCGGTTCTACGAGGCCGGACTCGTCGAGTACGAAGCGGCCTCCGTCAACTGGTGTCCCGACTGCGAGACGGTTCTCGCCGCGGCCCAGGTGGAAGACCGCGAGGTTGAACACAGTGAAACCTCGGATGGAGCGAGCGGCAACGCCGCGAGCCGCGAGGCCGAACGAGATGGGATCTCGGACGGAGCGAACGGTGACGCCGCGAGCCGCGAAACCGAACGCGTTTGCTGGCGCTGTGAAACTCCCGTCAGCCGACGCGAACTCGACCAGTGGTTCTTCACGATTACCGACTACGCCGAAGAACTCCACGACGGACTCGAGGCCCTCGAGGGGTGGCCCGACGGCGTTCGCGAGATTCAGCGAAACTGGATCGGTCGACAGGAGGGTGCGCGAATCACGTTCGAGGTTCCACAAGCGGACGGCGGCGAGGTCGACGTCTTCAGCACCCGTCCGGAGACGGTTTTCGGGGCGACGTACCTCGCCGTATCGCCGGGTCACGAGCTAGCACGAGCGCTTGCCGAAACTGACGAGGAAGTCGCCGAGTACGTCGAGTCGGTCCGCGAGACAGATCCGAGCGACGTCGGATTCGCCGGCGTCGAAACCGACGCAACGGCGATCAACCCGTTAACCGGCGAGGAACTGCCGGTGTACGTCGCGGGGTACGTCCTCGAGGACGTCGGCACCGGGGCCGTCATGGGCGTCCCCGCGCACAACGACCGAGATCACTCCTTCGCGCGCGAACACGACCTGCCGATCGAACAGGTCGTCGTCCCGTCCACGCCGGCGGCTCACGACAGTTTCGAGAGCGGTCCCTACACCGAAGACGGAATCGTCGAGTACAACGGCGATGCCGAAGACGGCTCCGAAACGGACTACGACGGCCTCGAGAGCGATGTCGCCCGCGACCGAATCGTCGACGAACACGACGAACTCGAGGCCGACGTAACGTACCGTCTGCGCGACTGGCTGATCTCCCGCCAGCGTTACTGGGGGACGCCGATCCCGGTCGTTCACTGCGAGGACTGCGGGCACGTGCTCGTTCCCGACGAGGAGCTACCGATCGAACTTCCCGAGTTCGTGCGGACGACGGGGAACCCCCTCGAGGAACACGACACCTTCCGTGAGACGACGTGTCCGGACTGTGGTGGACCTGCCCGCCGCGAGACGGACACGATGGACACCTTCGTGGACTCCTCGTGGTACTTCCTGCGATTCCTCTCGCCCCACTTCGAGGACGCGCCGTTCGACACCGACCTCGCGGACGAGTGGCTGCCCGTCGACGTCTACGTCGGCGGCGAGGAACACGCCATTCTCCACCTGCTTTACACCCGGTTCTTCACGAAGGCGCTGGCCGATCTCGACATGCTCGAGCGTCGCGAACCCATCACGGAACTCAAGAGCCAGGGAACAGTGCTCTACGACGGCGAAAAGATGTCTAGTTCGAAGGGGAACGTCGTCGCGCCACAGGAGTACGGCGCGGAGACGACGCGGCTGTTCGTCCTCTCGGCGGCCCACCCCGAACAGGACTTCGAGTGGACGGCCAACAACGTTCGCGGGGCCTACGACCTCCAGCAGAATTTGTACGGCATGGCGGCCGCGTTCGTCGAGGAAGGCAATACGCGCGTCGAACGCGAGCCACACGACGAGTACGTCAGCCGGGAGATAGACCGAACTATCGCCGCCGTCACCGACGAGTACGACCGATTCCGGTTCCACCGGGCCGCGACGGAGATACAGGAACTGGCACGGCTCCTCCGCCGGTACAGGGCCTACGACCAACCACACGACGAGTGCTACCGACGCGGGTTGCTCGCACTCGCCGCGCTGATCGCACCGATGGCCCCCCACCTCGGCGAGGAGTGCTGGAACAAGCTCCGGGGCGACGGCCTCGTCGTCGAGGCCGACTGGCCGACGCCGGAACACGCCATCGAGAACTACCGACTCGAGCGACGCCTCGTCGACACGACGCTCGCCGACGTGCGAGACATCGTCGAGACGGCGGCCATCGACGATCCGGAGCGGATCGAACTCGTCGCGGCACAGGGGTGGAAGTACGACGCAACGCGCGCGCTCGAAGACCGCGTCGACGCCGCCGGCGCGAACGCGGATCCGACGTCGATGATCGACGCCGTCCTCGACGATGATACCGTCGCGGAACTCTCGGTCGATCGCGAGCGCGTCGCCACGTTCCTTTCAGCGCAGGCGACGCGGGGTGAGCAACGAGACGACGAGCCCTCGCTTCCAGCGACCGAGGAGCGAGCGATACTCGAGCGAAGTTCGTGGCTCGTCACCGACGAGTTCGATGCGTCCGTCGTCGTCCGTCAAGCCGAGGCGGACGACGAGTTGGCCACGCGAGCGCGACCGGGCAAGCCCGCGATTCGAATCGAGTGA
- a CDS encoding HalOD1 output domain-containing protein: MTEGDGDSVDMSCQQTPSQAVVEAVAAAEGVPPEELCPPAYESLYTVVDPEALDSLFASQPDGIQRPNGEISFPFCEYDVTIEWNGEITLEELSD, translated from the coding sequence ATGACGGAGGGGGACGGCGACAGTGTTGACATGTCCTGCCAGCAGACACCGAGTCAGGCGGTAGTCGAAGCGGTCGCTGCGGCCGAAGGAGTTCCGCCTGAAGAGTTGTGTCCACCGGCCTACGAATCGTTGTACACTGTCGTCGATCCAGAAGCGCTCGACTCGCTCTTTGCATCACAACCCGACGGCATTCAACGACCGAACGGCGAAATTTCGTTTCCATTCTGCGAATACGACGTTACCATCGAGTGGAACGGCGAGATAACGCTCGAGGAGTTGTCCGACTGA
- a CDS encoding DUF420 domain-containing protein — MATASARRRLREQPIGATIALTIVGYALVFGTFLLDLPIYPDLTPDQVTMFTHAIAVINAVTTVFIVAGWYWIRVGEVEKHRKAMISAFAFIVLFLVTYLTRVGGGDGEKQIVAPALETLAYQIMLGIHIILSIVAVPVVLYALILGLTHTPSELRNTSHAKIGRIAAASWVVSLVLGVVTYLLLNHVYTYEFAIVVAPLI; from the coding sequence ATGGCGACTGCTTCCGCGAGACGGCGGCTTCGAGAACAGCCGATCGGTGCCACGATAGCGCTGACGATCGTCGGGTACGCGCTGGTTTTCGGGACGTTCCTCCTCGACTTGCCGATCTACCCGGATCTAACGCCCGATCAGGTCACGATGTTCACGCACGCGATTGCGGTGATCAACGCGGTGACCACGGTCTTCATCGTCGCGGGTTGGTACTGGATTCGAGTCGGCGAGGTCGAAAAACACCGAAAAGCGATGATCAGCGCGTTCGCCTTCATCGTGTTGTTCTTAGTTACGTATCTGACTCGAGTCGGCGGCGGAGACGGCGAGAAGCAGATCGTCGCACCCGCACTCGAGACGCTAGCCTACCAGATCATGCTCGGAATCCACATTATCCTCTCGATCGTCGCCGTTCCGGTCGTGCTCTACGCGCTGATTCTCGGGTTGACGCACACCCCGTCGGAACTTCGGAACACGTCCCACGCGAAAATCGGTCGCATCGCCGCGGCGTCGTGGGTGGTCAGTCTCGTCCTCGGCGTCGTCACGTACCTGCTGCTCAACCACGTCTACACCTACGAATTCGCCATCGTCGTTGCCCCGCTGATCTAA
- a CDS encoding pyridoxal phosphate-dependent aminotransferase, which produces MTMEFTDRLTRVEPSATLAISALATELENDGADVVDLSVGEPDFPTPQNIVDAGQDAMDAGHTGYTTSAGIVDLREAIVDKLADDGLEHTTDEIIVTPGAKQALYEIIQALIGEGDEVAVLDPAWVSYEAMVKMAGGDLTRVDLSDTDFQLEPALDNLADAVSDDTELLIVNSPSNPTGAVYTDAALEGVRDLAVEHDITVISDEIYKEITYGVEPTSLGTLEGMADRTVTVNGFSKAYSMTGWRLGYFAGPEELIDQAGKLHSHSVSSAVNFVQHAGIEALENTDDAVSEMVEAFGERRELVVDLLEDHDVDVAVPEGAFYMMLPVAEDDQAWCEGAIEDAHVATVPGSAFGTPGYARISYAASEERLEEGIERLADEGYL; this is translated from the coding sequence ATGACCATGGAATTTACCGACCGCCTGACCCGAGTCGAACCGTCCGCAACCCTCGCCATCTCCGCGCTCGCGACCGAACTCGAGAACGACGGCGCGGACGTCGTCGACCTCTCCGTCGGCGAACCCGACTTCCCGACGCCCCAGAACATCGTCGACGCCGGCCAAGACGCGATGGATGCCGGCCACACCGGCTACACCACCTCCGCCGGCATCGTCGACCTCCGCGAGGCGATCGTCGACAAACTCGCCGACGACGGCCTCGAGCACACGACCGACGAGATCATCGTCACGCCGGGCGCGAAACAAGCGCTCTACGAAATCATTCAGGCCCTGATCGGCGAGGGCGACGAAGTCGCCGTGCTCGACCCCGCGTGGGTCTCCTACGAGGCGATGGTCAAGATGGCCGGCGGCGACCTGACTCGCGTCGACCTCTCGGATACCGACTTCCAACTCGAGCCGGCCCTCGACAACCTCGCCGACGCCGTCTCCGACGACACGGAACTCCTAATCGTCAACTCGCCGTCGAACCCGACCGGCGCGGTCTACACCGACGCCGCACTCGAGGGCGTGCGCGACCTCGCCGTCGAACACGACATCACGGTCATTTCCGACGAGATTTACAAGGAGATCACCTACGGCGTCGAGCCAACGAGTCTGGGCACGCTCGAGGGGATGGCCGACCGGACGGTCACCGTCAACGGCTTCTCGAAGGCCTACTCGATGACCGGCTGGCGACTGGGCTATTTCGCCGGCCCCGAAGAACTGATCGACCAGGCCGGCAAGCTTCACAGCCACTCGGTTTCCTCGGCCGTCAACTTCGTCCAGCACGCCGGTATCGAGGCGCTCGAGAACACCGACGACGCGGTCTCGGAGATGGTCGAGGCCTTCGGCGAGCGCCGCGAACTCGTCGTCGACTTGCTCGAGGACCACGACGTCGACGTCGCCGTGCCGGAGGGGGCGTTCTACATGATGTTACCCGTAGCCGAGGACGATCAGGCCTGGTGTGAGGGTGCCATCGAAGACGCTCACGTCGCGACGGTGCCCGGCAGCGCCTTCGGCACGCCCGGTTACGCCCGAATCTCCTACGCCGCGAGCGAGGAGCGACTCGAGGAAGGGATCGAGCGACTGGCCGACGAAGGTTACCTGTAA
- the ribH gene encoding 6,7-dimethyl-8-ribityllumazine synthase, translating into MTTLGLVVAEFNRPITEQMENDALEAAQSAGAEVYDTVTVPGVYDAPLAADRLARLEAVDAVAVIGTVITGDTDHDQVITDAAAQRLADVGLERDTPVTLGVTGPGMSAAESRERVENAAKAVDGALDLVEALPDPDAEQ; encoded by the coding sequence ATGACCACGCTCGGATTGGTGGTCGCGGAGTTCAACCGTCCGATCACCGAGCAGATGGAGAACGACGCCCTCGAGGCCGCCCAGTCGGCGGGTGCCGAGGTGTACGACACAGTCACCGTTCCGGGCGTGTACGATGCGCCACTCGCGGCGGATCGCCTCGCCCGTCTCGAGGCCGTCGACGCCGTGGCCGTCATTGGGACGGTCATCACTGGCGACACTGACCACGATCAGGTTATCACCGACGCGGCCGCACAGCGTCTCGCCGACGTGGGCCTCGAGCGTGATACGCCCGTCACCCTCGGCGTGACGGGACCGGGCATGTCCGCCGCCGAATCACGCGAACGCGTCGAGAACGCCGCGAAGGCCGTCGACGGCGCGCTCGACCTCGTCGAAGCACTCCCAGATCCCGACGCAGAACAATGA